TGTTTAGCAGCTTTTTCTGCTTATAGCTGAAAGTTGTCTCATTCTTTACCTAAATAAGTCTTGCAGTCATTGATGTAGACTGCAAGAATGATTAAgcgttttttaaaaacatctcaCTGGTACAAGCTCAGCTTTTACTTCATACTCTGATTATAttagatattttcattttttcttgaaTGTTGTCACAGTTAAATAGTTTGAAGCGTCGGTGTGTGGAGCCAACTTGTACACCACTGAACACTCTACTCTTTGTTTCACTCTCATCACCTCCAGATGTTTTTGTCCTGCAGTTGCGGCAGAAAGCAATGGTCACTTTATGCCTATTTCTTAAATGCTAACAACTGCTTTGAGCACTGTAGCAGCACACCGATGAACAGAATGAGTGATAAACAATATctgagcccccccccccaacctctCAGGGTttatctctttttgtttttattacttcCCTACTTCAGCTCCAAATCTCCTCTCCTTTTTCCCCTTCTCTGTCTTTAACTCATTCGCAGGGATTATGCAAGGCCTGTGTCATCGCTTAATCGCTTATCTTGATACTTCAaaggatttttttcctttttttttttttttaattctccaaGTTCTAAATTCATGCAAATTTCACTTAGTCTTCCAAGTACATCCAAAGTATTCAGGCCAGCGCCTTAGCCGAAAAGATCAGTAACATGTGAAACCACAATTTCAACACTTACACTGCATGTGAGTGGATTAGTGAGGAAAGGCTTTAAGCTCTTACCTAATAGACATGATCGTGGATGTCCAGTGTTGCATCAGATGTTAGAGGCACTCAGGTTTTTCAGAAAGGCCAAAAGGCTTGTAACGGCTACTTATGACAGCTGCTGCAGTGAAGCTTTCTGGTGTTcccctttaaacatcattttgaCCTCACCGGTTTTAATATATGAATGTTTTAGAAATATATCCACCAAAAAGTATTCTTTATTTTTGGGTCTTTCTcaccctctttttaaaaatcctaAATAGAAtcttaagatattttgaggagCCACTGCAAGTGATCTAGTGTTACAGGAATTTTTATTTGGAGCATATGCATGGATCTATCAAAATATGACCTTCTCAACACCTTTATTGAAGTGTATCACATGAAGACAGGAGAATTTTTTTTGGTGAACTGGATCCTCATCAGATCAGCAGACATTACAAATTCATCTTCGAAGAGTCTAGAGTTCACCATTTCACAGTCAGAGatccaaaaaaagaaacctgaaGACCATTGTTACTCTCCCTGGGCACCCAAAATTACTTCAGATTACTCCAAGACAAGAATGTCAATCACTTTACATCTTTACTTTTACACATTTACTTTTATGTGAAAAGCTTAACTACACATTTAGTCGGTGAGAGATCTTCATCTAAGAGCAATTTCAGCAGCATGTCTccgtttttctacatgataaagatgaaagaaacctgtcagcatgactctttgggcttaaattgtaagacataaatgtgtaaaattatcgAAATCAATAATTTAATGACTTTGGTTTATTATGAATGGACATGGGGGAGGTCCTTATcagcaggaaaagctgtaaaacctgtggatacagttaaaagtcaaaAAATGATGTCTTCCTTCCCCTTTGTCTAAAGCCACCCAATAACCAAGATTAGTCTTTGCCGGGCCAATACCGGCTCATGGATCTTATGTTTGGCACACCCACTTCAAGAGGAAGGTGTGTAGATCTCAAAGAAAACCAGGGTTAATTGTAAAAAGCTGTAGGCCTCTCTTAAAACACCAAATGTATGTTTTGATGGGGCAATCATAAAGAGAACACTAAACGTCTGTCATTCATACAAAGCAGAAGGCTGTTGGGGAATCGTTCTTGAGCAGATGAGACCAAAACAGAGCTTTTTGGTTTCATCAGAACTTTATACTTGAGGAAATAATATTCCCTCTAATGTATAAGGTGTTGTGTTGTTCCAGCCGGTGTAATAATGGTATTATGTAATTCTGAATTATTGCCAGCAAATACTAAACAAAGGTCACAACGTTATTCTGTGACCTGAACTTTAAAAGAGAGGACACACAAGTCATTCAAAATCGGCTCTAAAAAAGATTGAATGTTGTGtaaaatacacataaaaacagaatgcagtgaTTTGCAGATCttataaacccatattttattcacaataaaactctctcaggcaagctttcttgtaatttctttaaaaagtcttcaggaatagtgtTCCAGGCTTCTTGAATTATATTCAAAGCTCTTGTttggatgtctttttttttttttttggtctgtttTCTGTCTCAAGGATCTAACACAGCCTCAATAATGTTgatgtctgggctctggggagaccAGTCAATGTCTAATAGTGCTCCACCGTGTGTTTTTCAATCTAGCTTTGCTGTTACTGCATTGACGGTGTGTTTAGGATCATTGCCATGTCTGACTGGCAGTGGTGCTATGAAAATTATGCCGTTGTTTTCCACATGGTCCTGCATGGTGGATGTGTACACTTTTCACATAATTTGTTCAGTTTTGACAATAGTCCACTGACCTAAAATTCAACCCCAAACAACACACGTTTCGCTGACAGTTTAAACCAGAAGTCATATATTTGGATTCATTGCTCCATATGATCTGTTGCCACCGATTTTCATTCCAGTTCTTATGTGAGTTGGGATTCCTCTGCCCTTTCATCCTGTTTCGTTTCCCTAAGGATGGCTTTTTGACAGCCCCCTTTACACTGCTGATGAGGCTTCATTGTAGATGGCTCAACTGAagagccagatgcatctctcaagTCCTGTGTTGGGTCTTTGCCTGTCCAAATGTGTTACATTTGTCATGTTTCACAGATTTAACTGAAGAGTGGGACCAAATcatgtgtttttgcaacaggctgctagtaacaaaatgCCTAAAGATAAAATTTAAAATTGTCTTTGCTATCCAATgtgcaaagaaaaactttgaaagccCTATTCACCTTTTGTATTTCTCACAATGTTATCAAGATTCACTTTTGTAAGTACTATAATAAACTGTACAAGTCCTATATATATCATTATATAAATTATTGtttctgttattaaataatGCATTATTAATTTACTGGTTATAAATGAGCAATCTTGTAATAAGACCTCTCCAGACTGAGAGTCATTCCTCTGAGCGGTTCAATCATTTATCTTGTGGCGCATCGTCTATTTATTAACTGCAAatgttaaattaatttaaaaatgaacgTTTCATCAGTTGAATTTTTCATTAGaacattttaattgaattaCTACAAGGTAGAAAAAAGCCCAGGCCACTCACAATGTGCTGTCGTTTATAGTTGTTTATATCACCTGCCTACTGGATTTCCAGGCCTTCTGTTGGGGTCAATGAAGTTGAGCTACCGTGAGGAGAAAAATTATGACATCAAAGCGGAGCGAGTCTCGTGTTTTATTAATGTGAGCTTAAGGTTTTAATATTAACAGAAGTTAATGATGGACATGTCTGATGAGGTGTTTAGAAGTTGAACTCGTAATTGCACGAAGGCTCTGGATGCATTCCCTGCTCGAGTTTACTACAACATGTTGGAGGTGTGGGGTCTGTCACATGCTGTAATTACACAGTAGACAGTTAAAGCTTGCCCTGTACTTATGTATCCCTGCCCGGTTTATTTTATGCGATGTTCAGCACTCAAACAGCATCATTAatttaaatggaaaattccACAATGGTGTATGCTAAGCAGTAATTGTCCTCATTCAAGGCTCAGCTGGACAGCCCAGATGTACATGTTTATAAATCAATCTCTTACATAATTGTAGGGGTTGCAGTGTGTTTGTCAGGGCTAAAGCTTAGCAGTGATTTATCTGCTTTGTtgaagcattttgtttttaaatagatgtTACGTAATATTTTCTGGATGGTTCCTGCAGGCACTGAAAAGTCTTAAAAAGTACTAGATTAAGCTTCCTCCATAAGGGTCAGCTATATGCTTTGATGTTGCTAGTAGCAGCTAGCAGACCCCGCATCTTAAAGTGATAGATTAAAAATGAGCCAGTATTAATTGATGCTCACAAACACAGCTTAGGTTTCTTGGCATATCTGGGTCCTTGTTGTGTCTCAGCTCCTCACCCTGGagcttttttaaatattaggTATATCTCCAACCGTTGCCCTTTGTTGTGTAAAGCCGTAGCTTTGTGGGAAAAAATCCCAAGTAACAtataacatttgtttttatttgtatttttcttttattatatattaaatCTGTGGTTGTTTTTCCTTAGATAAAGCCTACTTTGTGTGAATAGGACATGTTTGAGTGTTCcaatagagtagaaaagcatttAGTGTGTCCAAACCATGAGAATCAACATGGTGCAGTTGTTATAAATATGTACACCAAGCTAGGACTGGCTTTGAtcctcttttgccttcagaactgctatAATTCTTTGTGCCACAGAtttaacaaggtgctggaaacatttgtcAAAAACTTTGGTCCATATTAAcacgacagcatcacacagtcgCTGTATATCAATGATGTGAATCTTTCATTTCACCTCATCCCAGAGTTGCTCTTTTTGTTTGAGATCTGGTGGCTGTGGTGatgatgctcttctgcataccttggttttaataaagcattatttgagttattgttacctttctatcagctcaaagcagtctggcctttctgctctgacctctggcatcaacaaggcattttcatcGAGAGTACTTCCATGTGTTTGTGCAGGGACGTCTCACTAAATCAGCAGTTTTGGAAATACTCGGATCAGCCCATCTGGCAAcgacaaccatgccacattcagaattgtattaatcacctttcttctccattctgatAGTCAGTTTGAAAATCGTCAGGTCGACTTGACAATCTCTCCATACTTAAACGCTGGCATCGTTGGACTATTAATAGAAATGTCTGGTTCCAAAGATAAAGCGATGCAGTGATTATTTGGTATTACAAATAGGGACAGGTGGATACTGCAGCACCCTCAGAGAGACTCTGAGCCGTGTAAATATAGCTGTGAATGTGCAGTTCAGGAATGCGACCGGGATAGCATTGACAGTCGAGGCTCAAACTGACTCAAGtaactgaacacacacagaggctgcTGGACAAAACCCTTTTTTTACACATGGCCTTCCACGCGTCACTCTGGCGTTTCTTTAGTCTCCCGACACCGCGTGTAAGATTTTGTTTCGTAAATGGacatattttgttattttaaagctGGACAGTCAGTGTCCTCCATTGCAGAGGTGGTTCTGAGATATGGGGTCACAAGCAATgaacagaaaattaaaagaatcCAACAAAGGGCTGTGAGATGTCCTGTGAGACTCGTGGCGGAGGTGAGAAGGGGAAAAATCCATACTGTTCAGCATATGTGTCCTCTTGCATACAAATTACTTGACTAAACTCGCACATTTTGTGCTCATGGGATAGAAAAATAATTCCAAATCCAATGAgagttttgaatgtcagaaTTTAAGTTGATTATTTCTCTGTTAACTGTTTCATATGCTTTGAAGATGAAATCCTTTGGAATTTGGGTTATGTCTATGCATATATACCTCCAGTTTGGATGACCGAACACATAAATGAGTAAGGGTGAAGACAAAATTTGTCTTAttgacacaaaaaagaaagaaagaaaccagtaGTAACTTTTACCTGCATAGCCGACGCAGCTAAAAGCCCCACTTGTAAGAGCACTTGTGTGAACTCTGTTGTTGCACTGCATAACACTCATTCTGTCCTTGGGCATTATAGTTTATTCCAAGTCAATCCCTCATGCTGCAAAATCCTCAAATGCACCAAATATGCATTAATAAGCAACCAAAAGTAGTCCCTAACCAGTGCACTTGTTTTTCTCCTATTTAAataacatctttttaaaaaaaaaaaaaaaaaaaaaggttcctaGCTGTTCTTACTTATACAAATGCAACTATTTGACAGTGACCCATTTTTAAAGATTTGTGTGACGCAGACaggagaaaagtaaaaaaaaaaataattaagagATGGCATTGACTGACAAAACGAAAAACACAGATATTCCCAGCTTAATATTTTAtaactgaaaatatttaaaaagtgggtttattcattcattttgtatCTCAGATTTCTAAATCCGTGTGCAGCTGTGGTCTCCAAATCCAAACAGTCTGCATCGGAGAGCTTTTGATCTGCAACGGGAATAAGTACGATGTATACCCCTGCACACCATTCATGTGAAAATATTCCTATCGTTTTATGCAGTTTTGGAGTCTTTCCAAAATTCTTTTTGAGCTAATATTGTGCATAcaaaaagttagaaatatgCACACGGATTTTTCTATAGGATACATAGCGCAATTTGTAGAAAGAGCTCTCAACTCTGCAGGCTGAGAACAAAGTCCCCTGctagaggttaaaaaaaaagaaaaagcatgagCTTCATGCACTAAACAACAGTAAAATACAAAATGGCTTGAGAGAATTTAGTACACACTCAATTATTTACAATGCAGTTTGTGATTTGTAAAATTCAGCATATTAATATGGATGATTCTGTGTACACAAAGTATTTGTGAGGTAGTTAAGAACATTTTCGACCCACTTTTTCCTCTAAATACCAGTATACGTGTGGAAAAAGGCGTACACtggtttttgtgtgtatttgtgtctgtctataCATCTGGCCCCAGGTGTTCAGTAGTTTCAGCTCTACTGACTGCAAAGAATCTACAgaaaacatttgtgtttgctgctttcttaaatcaaattcaagtgaAAATGATATACTGTCTGAGCACACGAGCCCATGCCATATTTAACTGCATTCTTGGACTTTAtctttttaaatcacttctTGTCCTGTTTTTTAATGTCCCATATTTACTTTGCTTTACTGCCATCAGCAAAATGTGACATAATTGCATACATAAAGTAGTAATATCCATACCAGTGTTACAAGAATCTACTGTGTGCTCAGCTGTGTATGTGAAGCCTGGGGGATTTGTGCGTATGCATGCAGGCTTTCAAGATTTTTTTCAGTTCAGCTCTTAAATTCTGCCGTTCTTTGTTCTGATTCAGAGCATGCTTGGTCCTTTTGATTTGTACACATTGAAAGAAAACACCATCCATCATAGAGAAAAACACCCCGAAGTGACACACATGGATGAATGTATGCTGGGCAGCAAGGAACCATCAGCTCAGTGGTCTACTAATAAAATCAATACATTTATCAGTGGAAATAAtcagcttcttttttctttcatggtAAAAAGTACAAGAAACTACACCCTCTTTGAAGTGAAGGTTTTTACATGTGAGGACTGAATACGAATAATACTAGCAGGTCTTATGATTATGGAAATGCAACCTGAGATGAACTACAAAACTTATGTCATTacttatttaacaaaaaataaataaatcctgcAGAAGCATTGCGTTACTTTCATAGTAGGGGCCAGGTGCTgcaaatcaaatgcacttgattaactgaacCAGTGTATGCATCTCTATAAAAGCTGCTgcaaatcaaatgcacttgattaactgaacCAGTGTATGcatctctataaaagcagaatttTGGGGACTTTGGAGTATTCAGgagtgtgttaacacaataccAAGGAGGAAAAACATCAGCAATGATCTTGAAGAAATAGTTGTTGGTGCCCATCAATCTTGGAAGGGTTATAAGACCATTTCCAAACAGTTCGACGTCCATCATTCTATAGTGAGgaagattattcacaagtggaaaataTTCAAGACACCAAATTTCCCAAGAGatgcaggcctcagttagcatctTAAATGCCGaagttcatgacagcacaattagaaaaagactgaatacatttttttttattttttttgtttggaagggttgccaggaAATGATTCGTTCCTCCAAAACAAACCCATCTTACAGCTtatgtttgcaaagttgcatcaaATAAGctacaagacttctggaacattGTTCTCTGAACAAGTGAGGCCAACGTGGAAATGTCTGGTCTTAATCCACAGCACCACGTTTGACACGAAAACAAACCCAGCATATCAGCGCTATAAAGCACGGTAGTGGAGCGGTGATGAtttgggcaccttgcagtcactgagttgACCATAAACTCCGtaaaccaaagtattctagagtcaaatgtgaggccgtcTGTCTGGCAGCTAAAGCTTGGCAAAATTACAGCAGAACAAGAATCCCGAACTGCAAAACTATAACAGGGTGGCTTAAAAAAGTCCAGAtctcaacctgattgaaatgttTAAGAAATTTGTATAAAGTGACATTGTGTGATGTGTGTTGTTCATCTCAGGTTGTATTTACCTTATCGTAAGACCTGGTAAGGACCAGATAATCCTTTATTAATTCCTTATATATCAAACTTTAAGGTGTCCTTTCTTTTTACCGTGACTATATAGGATTCCTCACTGaattaaaatgtatataaagATTATAATTTGCAAATAAGTTTTCAACATCTGCAGGTAACGAATAGCacgtgtaaataaaaaaaaaaagccagactGTGCATAATATTTCTACATTTTATTAGGCATGAAAAAGACctctttatattatatatatatatatttatttttattttctgaggGTTTGTTTCCCCAGTGGTGTGCATTTTCacagttttaaatattttaccaGAACTGACCCATTTTCAAGTATTGGTGTAAAAATCAAAGCGGAACAGAAAAAAATTCCCAAAAAACACATTCGGCCTGAACTGTTTCAGTGCTGTATTTccagaaaacaaaccaaaaagaaaGGAGGGACACACTTAGTTGCTCCTATTATCTTTTGGGCTACATTTAAAATGACGACTTATAATCGCTGACACGAGGAGAACAGCACAATGGAGCAGCACCTGTGGAATACTAACTTTCGTGGGGTATGGCCAAAAGTAAAAGCCGGAAAATGAAGGCAGGTGGTCCTGAGTGTGAACTCAATTTGAATTTAGTTCACTAGATAACTAAATAAGGAAATGAAACAAAGCTAGCAGTCCTCACAGGAACTGTAAAGGGTGTGGGTTTAGGAGAGGAAACACTCACTTGGCACAGCCCTACTAGCATGGCTATATTCATAATGTTTCTCTGGAAATACAAACGTGcattcaataaaaaaacaaccaaagaaaCAGGTCTGTCACTAAGTGCCAAGAGCTTTTTGAGTTCACATGTCTCTAAAAACAATGCATAGTTTTGGCTTTGTCCAATTTTGGCAcctttgttttttcactatTTGTACAGCAAAAGTACAAcattgtggttttgtttttctgtggctTAGTCAAGGAAGCACATACAGCATTTTTGAAGTTTccgcacaaacacaaaacacacattttcatcTACACAAAGCTCAAAAGattgagacacacacagaagacaATTGGTGCCCTTTGCCTTCAGTATTACATAAATGCTGTTGATAGCTGGCAGGCACCCACTTGGTGAGCCCAGTACTTTAATTCTCTCGGAtcttaatacaatacaattacAATACAATGTTTACATGCTGCGaagcatttcctgttttctagtAAACAGGCATGCTGCTGAATATGGCTTGTGCATGTGTTCAGACGGTCCACGTGCCGGGCTGATAAATGAGTTCTCACTGCCAATGTGACACTGCTGTGACAAACAGATACCAAGCCAGGCTGGTCCCTTCGCCTCGGGgtgattttgtgtgtttgtgagggcAAGCTCATTTTATGACAAGGACACAACCTTCCCTGCCCTCTGcttatgtgtgtgagtgagatgGGTGactagagagagaaagacagagggagGGTCATGACTCAACAACAGCATAAGCACGAGTGAAACTCCTCATCTTGCCTAAATCCTCCCAGCGGGAATTaaagcacacgcacacactgaaaGTCAGTGACTGTGTGTCAGCACTTAATTACATTACACGTGGTCCAACTTGAGTACGATCCACGGTGTCCACCGGTCATCGCGCGGCTTTCCGCGGAGCAGACGGGCCGCTTATTGCCCGAGAGAGGTCGGTGGGTTCGCAGCATGAGCGGCATCACCTTCACTACAAGCCACAAGCTGAAGCAACTTGACATCCAAGTTCTCTGAAAATGCCAGCGTTATTTTTAAGCTGCTGCAAAGATCTAAGTTGGATCCGGTTTGTTGTCACCTTCACATTCAGCGTCCCCCGCTCCCCACCCCTCCACCCAGCCGCCTGCTCTTTGCTCGAGGTAAACGCAGATGTTACCCGTCACCTTAATTAAACTCCACTCCTATGTGGAACAGATCGTGATTATTTACGTTTGTGTGTGCCTGCTTTCTCAGTGAAAGTGGCTGATGTAGGGCCACTGAAGGACCGGACCAAGTCTGGTGGTATACAGCGTATGATGCTTGGACTCTGAAACAGCAGCCCAGTGACCTTTGTGAAATGCACGAGCAGATCAGACTTGAATGCAGATGATTTCTTTAGTTGGcgctgaacacacacagactgggGAGGGGCGGAAGGAAATTGCAAGATGCTTCGAACAACTGGAAGTGAAAAACTGTCTACACAACCCATAGTATATTTGGGATACCATTGATAAGTAAATGACCCCTGTCCCCCTCCTCCCTTATTGCCAAATTTAGCCTGTTTCTTCACGCTTTTGCAAGCAGTTTCAGTTCACCACCAAAGCCCTTCTCAAAGATTAGCACTTAAATACGCATCGTTTCATCGACCGTCGATCTTTAGCTGACCAGAGCCACttccttatgtgtgtgtgtgggggggggggtcgtgCACCAGCggtgaaataaaaaaaccaCGGGCCCCACATTTCTGCAGCGAGGAGAGAGCTAAGGAGAAGTGGGTCATCTATATGCCAACTGAGCATCGAACTCGCATGCCTCCTGCTCTGCTTTTGCAGCCTCGACagcagatgaaaaaaataaataaaagaggcaGAGAGGAAGTGAACAAGTGAGCGAGTGGGAGGAGGAGCACTGGTGGTAGATAAAGATTAAAAGTGATTGAGGGTgagggacggggggggggggggggaacaaacagaaaaatctgTTAACATAGAAGACAAATGATTGGATTAAATTAGATGGAAGGCAAATTAATGGCAGCAGCAATAAAAATGCGATGACAAAAAGATTGCAggagcaaaaaataaaagacagactgctgttttcattgaccacttattaaaaaatatttccctTCTTATTTATAACAGATATTGATTGCTCAATGTGAGCAATGTGATAAGGAGGAGGCGAGACAGGAtgggtggaaaaaaaagattcGAGAAGGGAAGGAAGTAACAAGGGGCCCTGAGATGGCGTAATATCGAGAAAAGAGAACTTGTTTTCTGCTACTTTGCTAAAACAGTAAAGGTTTGAGTAAAATAAGTGAAATGAGGTCAactgtggagtttttttttatgctcaagttgttattgcatgtttttgtgtttatgtgtgtgtgctgagggCTGCTGATGAGACTCGCCTCTCTGTATGTCCATCTGCACAGAGCATCTCCTCTCTTGCATAAAGCACTTGAAACACAGCTCAGCTAGTTAGCTCAGTTGTGTAACTGTGTCTGTGCATAATGCCAGTTGCGTTTGTTAAGACAATAGATTCAGCAGGTAAATGAAACCCAGAAGCCAAGATCTGAAACCCGAGTTTTTCCTCAGTGCTGTGGTTCCTGTCCTAAACCCACACGTGCCAGCGCCAACAGTCTGGAAGGAACGGGCATGAGTTTACCACATACTGCATTGCACTTTGTTTAAGGCTAAGAAGTTCGCAGTGGAAAGCAATGTAATGTAAGGCAGCATGGATTGAATGtcttgcatgtttgttttttctttaaaaagtacTAAAATCTAGTATGTCACCCAATGCAATGTGTCATGTAGAGAACACAGCAATAACATCAAATACAATTAAATACGCTTCTCTTCCAGtccataaattaaaaaaacaaaacaaaacacaactgatgCTTGTTCATGACCTTTGTGCATATCCACCTGCACACGCACGGTCATAGAAAAACTTCAATCTGCCCTGGACTCCCAAACCCTACGTCGGTTGGCTCAAACAATTATACagtactgtaaaaaaacaaaacaaatgctcTCTTTCGTTTTTGCAGTTTAGCACAGTGAGACCCGACCAAGTCTGAAGGTAGAATAGTTGCATTTTCTCCGGTTTCAAAAGTGCCTTTAGAAAGTGTTCAAGCCCGTAGCTCAAAGCAACAGCtggtcttttgttttgttttctgagagCTGGTTTCATTTTCAAACATGAGAGAAtatagagacagaaaaaaagaagagttaAAGCAGTGAGAGCTGGTGAGGAGCaggagtaaaagaaagaaactaaaGAAGATGATACTGTTAAGGTATCCAAGGCCAGTCAGTGAAAGTCAGAGGGAAAACAGGTCAGTATTTAGGTGGGATGACCACCACAGGGTCACCAGTCTTTGGCCGCCACATCAGCACCTGGGCGTCGTTGGCATTGGGCTTGACCATGGCGTTGGGGGGGATGGGCTCATTCTTTCCCAGAATCTGTGGCTGTACCTGGGCCACGGGCTCTTTCAGAACGGCCCTTTGACCCAGCGGCTTCTCCGGGTCCACTTTTATGTCAAGCCGCATCCTCCAGCGGATCGTCTGCAGGACCAGCGTCTCTGAGGTGGCCTGATTGATGGCCACGAGCCAAGTCGTGAAGCTCTGGTCGCGGAAGATGCTGCTGAGCTGAGGCACATTGCTGTCGCTGACGGGCACTCCCCAAGTCACGCTGGGGTAAAAATTGTCATTCATACTGACTACGAATTTGCTGTCCTTCTTGGTGGGGCCTATGACGGTGCAGGTTTCAGTAGTGTTTCCGTACCACGGGTAGTTGACGCCGTCTGAGTCGCTGATGGCCTGGATCTTGCTGTCACGTAGATCAGGGAGTTCCCAACTTGACCTGGAAGTTGAAAGGAAGCACAGATGAGGATTCACAGACACTGATCctttatttaaaatcatttgTTTTTGAAGGGAAAACTGGATGTAAGCACATGTAAAATGTTATATAATAATGCTTAACAGGGTATGAAAGACGCAGCACCGTAATCTGACCTTTTATCTTAGGTCATTTGACCCCTTTAAAACACTGATAAAAATGATGAAGAACAGTAAATACATAATAAATGGAACCACAAGTGTGGCCTCCTCAGTTGATAGATTTTTCGGTCTATCTACCAAACACAGGACAGGAACAGTAAATTGGATCAAAGTCTCACAGTTGGATGCTTCCAGCAGTAACGTCCTGCTGAGCTGGAACCCAATACAGTGATGAAATATTTTGACATGCACAGCGGGCGACACCGAACGACTTAAGCCACCCTGCACCTCTGCTCTGTCCACCTATCGACTT
The Maylandia zebra isolate NMK-2024a linkage group LG7, Mzebra_GT3a, whole genome shotgun sequence DNA segment above includes these coding regions:
- the fam78ab gene encoding protein FAM78A isoform X2, with product MLFCDCWTFLWTVLLFNAMGCIQSIRCKPKSFRDSIVILELNATIDSNPTSIDETSGVVLRYRTPHFRANARILVPPVAAKETWTIGWIQACNHMEFFNTYGDKGMSSWELPDLRDSKIQAISDSDGVNYPWYGNTTETCTVIGPTKKDSKFVVSMNDNFYPSVTWGVPVSDSNVPQLSSIFRDQSFTTWLVAINQATSETLVLQTIRWRMRLDIKVDPEKPLGQRAVLKEPVAQVQPQILGKNEPIPPNAMVKPNANDAQVLMWRPKTGDPVVVIPPKY
- the fam78ab gene encoding protein FAM78A isoform X3 yields the protein MGCIQSIRCKPKSFRDSIVILELNATIDSNPTSIDETSGVVLRYRTPHFRANARILVPPVAAKETWTIGWIQACNHMEFFNTYGDKGMSSWELPDLRDSKIQAISDSDGVNYPWYGNTTETCTVIGPTKKDSKFVVSMNDNFYPSVTWGVPVSDSNVPQLSSIFRDQSFTTWLVAINQATSETLVLQTIRWRMRLDIKVDPEKPLGQRAVLKEPVAQVQPQILGKNEPIPPNAMVKPNANDAQVLMWRPKTGDPVVVIPPKY